From Echinicola soli, a single genomic window includes:
- the msrB gene encoding peptide-methionine (R)-S-oxide reductase MsrB, with protein MLNWSNVIHFANNGSPAPKKRTEKSEEEWKGLLTPEQFNITRLKGTERAHSSEMCSLFEPGKYACICCDTLLFDAGEKFESGTGWPSFTQPVEESAVAYHKDVGFGMVRVEITCNSCDAHLGHVFPDGPEPSGLRYCVNAVSMKKVT; from the coding sequence ATGCTAAACTGGTCAAACGTCATTCATTTTGCAAACAACGGTAGCCCGGCTCCCAAGAAAAGGACAGAAAAAAGTGAAGAGGAATGGAAAGGCCTCCTTACTCCAGAGCAATTTAATATCACCCGTCTAAAAGGCACCGAGAGAGCGCATAGTTCAGAGATGTGTAGCCTTTTCGAACCTGGAAAATATGCCTGCATCTGTTGTGACACATTACTTTTCGATGCGGGGGAAAAATTCGAAAGTGGCACGGGCTGGCCCTCCTTCACCCAGCCCGTGGAAGAAAGTGCAGTGGCTTATCATAAGGACGTAGGCTTTGGAATGGTTCGCGTGGAAATCACATGTAATTCTTGTGATGCACACTTGGGGCACGTTTTTCCAGACGGCCCCGAACCTAGTGGACTCCGCTACTGTGTCAATGCCGTTTCCATGAAAAAAGTTACTTAA
- a CDS encoding peptide-methionine (S)-S-oxide reductase has translation MLQTSVFGGGCHWGTEAVLQHLEGVQEGQQG, from the coding sequence ATATTACAAACCTCGGTATTTGGGGGAGGATGCCATTGGGGTACTGAAGCAGTGTTACAGCATTTGGAAGGCGTCCAAGAAGGGCAGCAGGGCTGA
- a CDS encoding TetR/AcrR family transcriptional regulator: MEKKKKVSTKQRIINEAIRLYNEHGAHNITSRHIAAELGISHGNLDYHYKNREAILVAIYKQMRKEMSASYEIGTGSTSSFADFHMLLLHLEAFQFKYRFFNQDVLEISRSYPEVSQLLKETIGLRNKQMAEFFERFMKDGFVKDEIKTYAERLKRTIRIIITFWLAQREVLGNQQDKPEGEMAHHIWELIIPYMTEEGKTSFKSVVEQYGYQYEDRALGNATV, translated from the coding sequence ATGGAAAAGAAGAAAAAAGTCTCTACAAAACAACGGATTATCAACGAGGCCATTCGTCTCTATAATGAACATGGAGCCCACAATATTACAAGCAGGCATATTGCTGCGGAATTAGGGATAAGCCATGGTAATCTCGATTACCATTATAAAAACCGTGAGGCCATTCTTGTAGCAATCTACAAGCAAATGAGGAAAGAAATGAGCGCTTCCTATGAAATTGGGACGGGATCTACTTCTTCGTTTGCCGATTTCCATATGCTTTTGCTTCATTTGGAAGCGTTTCAGTTTAAGTACAGGTTTTTTAATCAGGATGTTTTAGAAATCTCACGATCCTATCCAGAAGTAAGTCAGCTGCTGAAGGAAACCATAGGATTGAGAAACAAGCAAATGGCCGAGTTCTTTGAACGCTTTATGAAGGATGGCTTTGTAAAGGATGAAATAAAAACTTATGCTGAAAGGCTTAAAAGGACCATTCGTATTATAATCACATTTTGGTTGGCTCAGCGAGAGGTATTGGGGAATCAACAGGATAAACCTGAGGGGGAAATGGCTCATCATATTTGGGAACTTATTATTCCCTACATGACAGAAGAGGGGAAAACATCCTTTAAGTCCGTTGTTGAGCAATACGGCTATCAATATGAAGACCGAGCCCTGGGTAATGCAACAGTATAA
- a CDS encoding sulfatase family protein: MIIRLSVFYVTVMLLSQLFASCSSKPRKDSRKPNIVLILADDMGYGDVVAYNPSAKVKTPYIDKLASEGMAFTDAHSPSAVCTPTRYGILTGRYSWRTGLKKGVLWPWDGPLIEEERETLPKMLKTAGYRTAAIGKWHLGWNWPTQDNMPATENNGMEVDYSKSITGGPLAAGFDYYFGDDVPNFPPYTFIKNENVEVLPTVQKPKGLFGHSGAMAPGWTLEGVMPAITQKAVDYIEEAADKEQPFFLYFALTAPHTPIAPSEQFKRTSEAGAYGDFVQEVDWTVGQVMEVLEQKGIADNTIVVFTSDNGSPARNGENSSGPIASVIEDYGDRANGPWRGLKGDAWEGGHRVPFMVKWPGHVAPGEWNNGLVSSLDIMATVLDILGMDSKPDVSPDGVSLLEALKDNDAPVREHLVHHSHQGVFAIRKGAWKLILSPKSGGFSDGIFPDGYGIATDGQLYNLDRDPGEQDNLYGKYPEKVSELVKLLREIEG, encoded by the coding sequence ATGATCATTCGCTTATCAGTTTTTTATGTGACAGTTATGCTGCTCTCGCAGTTGTTTGCTTCATGTAGTTCCAAGCCCCGAAAAGATTCCAGAAAGCCCAATATTGTGCTGATCTTGGCCGATGACATGGGCTATGGCGACGTCGTAGCCTATAATCCTTCAGCAAAGGTCAAGACACCTTATATTGATAAATTGGCATCAGAAGGAATGGCATTTACAGATGCGCATTCTCCCTCTGCAGTCTGTACACCAACTAGGTACGGGATTTTGACGGGGCGGTACAGCTGGCGGACAGGACTGAAAAAGGGAGTACTTTGGCCATGGGATGGGCCATTGATCGAGGAAGAAAGAGAAACGCTTCCGAAAATGCTCAAAACTGCCGGTTATCGTACGGCAGCGATAGGGAAGTGGCATTTGGGATGGAACTGGCCTACACAGGATAATATGCCCGCTACAGAGAATAATGGAATGGAGGTAGATTATTCCAAATCCATCACTGGTGGTCCACTTGCTGCTGGATTTGATTATTATTTTGGAGACGATGTGCCTAACTTTCCTCCTTACACATTTATCAAAAACGAAAATGTGGAAGTGCTGCCAACAGTCCAGAAACCAAAAGGACTATTTGGTCATTCCGGGGCTATGGCTCCGGGTTGGACACTGGAAGGAGTGATGCCGGCCATTACCCAAAAGGCTGTCGATTACATAGAAGAGGCAGCTGATAAGGAACAGCCGTTTTTCTTATATTTTGCGCTGACCGCACCACATACACCTATTGCTCCGTCGGAGCAATTTAAGCGAACCAGCGAAGCCGGTGCTTATGGGGATTTTGTACAGGAAGTGGACTGGACGGTAGGGCAGGTGATGGAAGTACTGGAGCAGAAAGGTATTGCAGACAATACAATTGTGGTATTTACCAGTGATAATGGATCACCGGCAAGGAACGGAGAAAACTCTTCGGGCCCCATTGCATCGGTCATAGAAGATTACGGCGACAGGGCCAATGGTCCATGGAGAGGCCTTAAAGGGGATGCCTGGGAAGGAGGGCATCGCGTGCCCTTTATGGTAAAGTGGCCTGGTCATGTGGCCCCGGGAGAGTGGAATAATGGTCTGGTTTCCTCGTTGGACATTATGGCTACTGTCCTGGATATCCTGGGGATGGATTCCAAGCCGGATGTTTCTCCGGATGGTGTTAGCCTGCTGGAAGCCCTGAAGGACAATGATGCGCCGGTCAGAGAACATTTGGTACACCACTCCCACCAGGGCGTCTTTGCTATCCGGAAAGGAGCGTGGAAGCTTATCCTTTCACCAAAATCAGGAGGCTTTAGTGATGGAATATTCCCTGATGGCTATGGGATTGCTACCGATGGACAATTGTACAATTTGGACCGGGATCCTGGTGAGCAAGACAATCTCTATGGGAAGTATCCTGAAAAAGTAAGTGAGTTAGTAAAATTGCTACGTGAAATCGAAGGATAG
- a CDS encoding MerR family transcriptional regulator, with protein MSSYSIKDLEHLSGIKAHTLRIWEQRYNLVQPKRTKTNIRYYDDTDLKLILNVALLNNNGFKISKIVKMSPADIRNKVISLTEGALAYEDQIHALTVSMIEIDEESFDRILSINQRSIGFDETMLRVIYPFLAKIGLLWQIGSISPAQEHFISNLIRQKLIVAIDQFVYQGSGKKFLLFLPEGELHEISLLFASYLIKREGHRVIYLGQSTPKDDLIEVYNYHQPEFLITVITTSPDTEDLQAYLDELGDIFCDSELIVSGYQILRTPVELPGNVRLLEKIEDIKGFVESLEAKENAVS; from the coding sequence ATGAGTAGCTATTCGATCAAAGATCTAGAGCACTTATCTGGTATCAAAGCCCATACATTGAGAATTTGGGAGCAGCGATACAATTTGGTGCAGCCTAAACGCACGAAAACGAATATCCGATACTATGACGATACAGATCTAAAGCTCATTCTAAATGTTGCGCTACTCAATAACAATGGCTTTAAGATTTCGAAAATTGTCAAAATGTCACCAGCAGACATTCGGAATAAGGTGATTTCACTCACTGAAGGGGCACTTGCATATGAAGATCAGATCCATGCATTGACCGTTTCCATGATTGAAATAGATGAAGAGAGTTTCGATAGGATATTGTCCATTAACCAGCGCAGCATTGGTTTTGATGAGACGATGCTTCGTGTGATATATCCTTTTTTGGCTAAGATAGGTTTGCTATGGCAGATAGGCAGTATCAGTCCTGCGCAGGAGCACTTTATAAGTAACCTTATTCGCCAAAAGCTAATCGTAGCCATTGACCAGTTTGTCTACCAGGGCAGTGGAAAGAAATTTTTGCTTTTTCTTCCGGAAGGAGAATTGCATGAAATATCCTTACTATTTGCTTCTTACTTGATCAAGCGCGAAGGACATCGGGTGATCTATTTGGGCCAAAGTACCCCTAAGGATGACTTGATCGAAGTGTATAATTATCATCAACCCGAATTTTTGATCACGGTCATCACCACTTCCCCTGATACCGAAGATTTACAGGCTTACTTGGATGAGTTGGGTGATATTTTTTGTGACAGCGAATTGATTGTTTCGGGGTATCAGATTTTGAGAACACCGGTCGAGCTGCCAGGGAATGTAAGATTATTGGAAAAGATTGAGGATATCAAAGGCTTTGTAGAATCGCTTGAAGCGAAAGAAAATGCTGTAAGTTAA
- a CDS encoding sterol desaturase family protein, which yields MLEAVLYVVIGFVFMELAGWGIHKYLMHGIFWNIHKTHHQATKGPFERNDVFSALFGGIAIALMLLGYDQFDYRFWLGIGISAYGMSYFFFHDVIIHRRVKWFKRPGRGFWRGFVRAHQAHHADNKRRGSEAYGLFFVPFKYFKAGEK from the coding sequence ATGTTGGAAGCAGTATTGTATGTGGTTATTGGCTTTGTTTTTATGGAACTTGCCGGATGGGGCATCCATAAATACCTGATGCATGGAATCTTTTGGAATATCCATAAAACCCATCATCAGGCTACAAAAGGCCCGTTCGAAAGGAATGATGTGTTTTCTGCCTTGTTTGGTGGAATAGCGATTGCCTTGATGCTTTTGGGATACGATCAATTCGACTACCGGTTTTGGCTTGGGATAGGGATAAGCGCTTATGGAATGAGTTATTTTTTCTTTCATGATGTCATTATACACCGAAGAGTGAAATGGTTCAAAAGACCCGGAAGGGGTTTTTGGAGAGGTTTTGTAAGGGCGCACCAAGCTCATCACGCGGATAACAAGAGAAGAGGTTCAGAGGCCTACGGGTTGTTCTTTGTGCCATTTAAGTATTTCAAAGCAGGAGAGAAATGA
- a CDS encoding DUF4286 family protein — translation MILYNVTVNIDQSVEKEWIKWMKDEHIPAVMATGLFVENKFFRLMHDNEDGGVNYSIQFFADSMEKIKEYQEKHAKDLQEKFRLRFQDRYVIFRSLLEQV, via the coding sequence ATGATTTTATACAACGTTACCGTTAACATCGACCAATCAGTAGAAAAAGAATGGATCAAATGGATGAAGGACGAGCATATTCCGGCAGTGATGGCCACTGGCCTATTTGTCGAAAACAAGTTTTTCCGATTGATGCACGATAATGAAGATGGTGGGGTGAATTATTCTATACAATTCTTCGCCGATTCGATGGAAAAAATAAAGGAATACCAAGAAAAACACGCAAAGGACCTGCAGGAAAAATTCAGACTGCGCTTTCAGGATCGTTACGTTATATTCAGATCACTACTTGAGCAGGTGTAA
- a CDS encoding GNAT family N-acetyltransferase, whose product MYTIREGKIEDLPRIFELIEELALYEKAPEEVTNTVAMMEKDGFGPNPVYGFFVLEKDSSQEIIGTAIYYYRYSTWKGKRLYLEDYIVTEKERGKGAGKLLFERVMKKSIEENCTGMMWQVLDWNDPAINFYNKYNAAIEGGWYNCHLQSTEIRERLGQ is encoded by the coding sequence ATGTATACGATCAGAGAAGGAAAAATAGAAGATTTGCCCAGGATCTTTGAGCTTATTGAAGAACTGGCATTGTATGAAAAAGCCCCTGAAGAGGTGACCAATACGGTGGCAATGATGGAAAAGGATGGTTTTGGTCCCAATCCGGTGTACGGCTTTTTTGTATTGGAGAAGGACAGTAGCCAAGAGATCATTGGTACGGCGATATACTATTATCGGTACAGTACCTGGAAAGGCAAACGGCTGTATTTGGAGGATTATATTGTGACGGAGAAAGAACGCGGAAAGGGTGCCGGCAAGTTGCTTTTTGAGAGGGTAATGAAAAAGTCCATTGAAGAGAACTGCACTGGTATGATGTGGCAAGTGCTGGACTGGAACGACCCTGCAATCAATTTTTACAACAAATATAACGCTGCAATAGAAGGCGGATGGTATAACTGCCACCTGCAGTCTACAGAAATTAGAGAGCGGCTAGGGCAGTAA
- a CDS encoding type III pantothenate kinase: MFLSIDAGNSNIVFGFYDSKKQKWDPVLRIDTQRAREFNYLQKNMNLFFLESHISPSDISTVGISSVVPEINDNLKKAVRTFLHQDAFFITERSYKPMTVTTKKPAEMGTDLMANAVAAFDYYGSACIVVDFGTALTFTIIDSKGEILGVNIVPGLKTAINSLFTNTSKLPEVQLELPTSAIGKNTVHSIQAGILYGYTGLVRGMLEAIRKELPQHFKVMATGGLSKILTNLEGDFDKVDKNLTLKGIKLITEKNS, translated from the coding sequence ATGTTTTTGTCCATTGATGCAGGTAATTCTAATATCGTTTTTGGTTTCTATGATTCCAAAAAGCAAAAATGGGACCCGGTGCTCCGTATTGACACACAGCGGGCCAGGGAGTTTAACTACCTGCAGAAAAACATGAATCTATTCTTTTTGGAATCCCACATTTCCCCATCGGACATTTCCACCGTTGGTATCAGCTCTGTAGTCCCAGAGATCAATGATAACCTTAAAAAGGCAGTAAGAACCTTTCTCCATCAAGATGCCTTTTTCATCACCGAAAGGAGCTACAAGCCTATGACAGTTACCACCAAAAAACCGGCAGAAATGGGTACTGACCTGATGGCAAATGCCGTAGCGGCCTTTGACTACTACGGATCGGCCTGTATTGTCGTTGATTTTGGTACTGCGCTGACCTTTACCATAATTGACAGTAAAGGCGAAATTCTAGGGGTCAACATCGTCCCCGGCCTAAAGACAGCAATCAATTCTCTTTTCACAAATACTTCAAAATTACCAGAAGTCCAACTAGAACTGCCAACATCAGCCATTGGGAAAAACACTGTTCACTCCATCCAGGCAGGTATTTTATATGGCTATACCGGCCTGGTTCGCGGTATGCTGGAAGCCATCAGAAAGGAACTTCCCCAACACTTTAAAGTCATGGCCACTGGAGGATTGTCTAAAATTCTTACCAATCTAGAAGGGGATTTTGATAAGGTCGATAAAAACCTTACACTAAAGGGCATAAAACTAATCACTGAAAAAAACAGCTAA
- a CDS encoding Rne/Rng family ribonuclease → MSTELVIDSAQNGSRIALLKNKGLVELHSDEENNQFKVGDMYLGTVRKIVNGLNAGFIDVGYEKDAFLHYQDLGPKVKSLIKYIKQIRNNHTEQPTLKGFKLEPEIEKLGKISQVLSKNNQILVQVVKEPISTKGPRLSCELSLAGRYLVLVPFSNAVNVSKKIRKAEERRRLARLITSIKPDNFGVIIRTVAESQSVTELDKDLRNLVQSWDDGMKKLMKAKSKDKVIGEMSMASSIVRDLLNESFDAITVEDELIYDQIRSYIRSIAPEKEKIVKLYNGKAKLFESFGIEKQIKSLFGQSVSLPHGGYLIIEHTEALHVIDVNSGNKSNQESDQETTALKTNLVAVKEIARQLRLRDMGGIIVIDFIDMKKADNKRAVYDAMKTAMKDDRSKNTVLPLTKFGLMQITRQRVRPEVNIVTKETCPSCNGTGKIQASILVADKLERDLDYTAVHQNLPSIKIGLHPYLHAYFTQGMFSKRVKWFFKYFKWVKLIKDSSLPVTEYKFLDETGEEIELNVKDGAE, encoded by the coding sequence TTGAGTACGGAATTAGTAATTGATTCTGCTCAAAACGGTAGTCGCATAGCCCTTTTGAAAAATAAAGGACTGGTAGAGCTTCATTCCGATGAAGAGAACAACCAGTTTAAAGTGGGGGACATGTACCTGGGAACGGTCCGAAAGATCGTCAATGGCCTGAATGCAGGATTCATTGATGTCGGATACGAAAAGGATGCTTTTTTGCATTACCAGGACTTGGGGCCGAAGGTGAAGAGCCTGATCAAGTATATCAAACAGATCAGGAACAATCACACAGAGCAACCTACACTTAAAGGGTTTAAACTAGAACCTGAGATAGAAAAGCTGGGAAAGATTTCCCAAGTCCTTTCTAAAAATAATCAAATATTAGTTCAGGTTGTAAAGGAGCCGATCTCCACGAAAGGCCCACGACTATCCTGTGAGCTCTCCTTAGCCGGTCGTTATTTGGTACTGGTGCCTTTTTCTAATGCAGTAAACGTATCCAAGAAGATCCGAAAAGCTGAAGAACGAAGAAGGCTGGCCAGGCTCATCACTTCCATTAAGCCCGATAATTTCGGGGTGATCATCAGAACAGTAGCAGAGAGCCAGTCCGTCACAGAACTGGACAAAGACCTCAGAAATCTGGTGCAATCCTGGGATGATGGCATGAAAAAGCTGATGAAGGCCAAGAGTAAAGACAAGGTGATAGGAGAAATGAGCATGGCGAGCTCCATTGTGAGAGACTTGCTCAATGAATCATTCGATGCAATCACGGTAGAGGATGAATTAATCTATGATCAGATTCGATCTTATATTAGATCGATCGCCCCTGAAAAGGAAAAAATTGTTAAGCTTTACAACGGAAAAGCTAAGCTCTTTGAAAGTTTTGGAATAGAAAAGCAGATAAAGAGTCTCTTTGGACAGTCGGTGAGCCTACCCCACGGTGGCTATCTCATCATCGAGCACACCGAAGCGCTACACGTCATCGACGTGAACAGCGGAAACAAGTCCAATCAAGAAAGCGACCAGGAGACAACAGCATTAAAAACTAACCTGGTGGCTGTCAAAGAAATTGCCAGACAACTTCGCCTCCGAGATATGGGGGGGATTATCGTCATTGACTTCATCGACATGAAAAAGGCCGATAACAAAAGGGCCGTTTATGATGCGATGAAAACTGCAATGAAGGACGATAGGTCAAAAAATACAGTGCTGCCCCTTACCAAGTTTGGTCTAATGCAGATTACCAGGCAGCGTGTAAGACCCGAAGTAAACATTGTAACGAAAGAAACCTGTCCTTCATGTAATGGTACAGGAAAAATCCAGGCTTCCATCCTGGTGGCTGATAAACTGGAAAGAGACCTTGATTATACTGCAGTACACCAAAACTTACCAAGTATAAAAATAGGTTTGCACCCTTATCTTCATGCCTACTTTACCCAAGGCATGTTCTCGAAAAGGGTGAAATGGTTTTTTAAGTATTTCAAGTGGGTAAAACTGATCAAAGATTCTTCATTACCAGTGACGGAGTATAAATTCCTGGATGAAACAGGAGAAGAAATAGAACTTAATGTAAAAGACGGAGCCGAATAA
- a CDS encoding tetratricopeptide repeat protein, translating into MKKTQIILVVVVIVVVGVLYSLPRVVVDNEENNENIGQEDVAASDSVVQAHDVQIPETERGTVSGLIANLENAESKENFTIFADSLAAFYQKAGMYDSAAYYLGKGADQFSDMELKEKAGNAYYEAYGFAMDQEKMSMLAEKTRAYLNQVLEANPDRLDLKTKVAMTYVSSSNPMQGIMMIREVLEEDPENQEALYNMGILSMQSGQYKRAVERFETLVGYYPENVQGQFYLGVSYFESKQKKKAKNQFQKVKDMTEDPMILSSVDNYLGQL; encoded by the coding sequence ATGAAAAAGACGCAAATCATCCTGGTCGTTGTGGTCATTGTCGTTGTGGGGGTATTATATTCCCTGCCACGTGTGGTGGTTGACAACGAAGAAAACAATGAAAACATCGGTCAGGAGGATGTTGCGGCATCTGATTCTGTGGTGCAGGCACACGATGTCCAGATTCCTGAAACGGAGCGTGGAACCGTTAGTGGTCTGATAGCCAATTTGGAAAACGCTGAAAGTAAAGAAAATTTTACTATCTTTGCAGATTCATTGGCTGCTTTTTACCAGAAAGCCGGTATGTATGACAGTGCTGCTTACTATTTGGGCAAAGGGGCTGATCAGTTTTCGGATATGGAATTAAAAGAAAAAGCAGGTAATGCATATTACGAAGCATACGGTTTCGCAATGGATCAGGAAAAAATGAGCATGCTGGCCGAAAAGACCAGAGCTTACCTGAACCAGGTCTTGGAAGCAAATCCTGACCGGCTTGACCTGAAGACCAAGGTGGCCATGACCTATGTGTCTTCTTCTAACCCCATGCAGGGGATCATGATGATCCGTGAGGTGCTAGAAGAGGATCCGGAAAATCAAGAAGCCTTGTACAATATGGGGATACTCTCCATGCAGTCAGGCCAATACAAGCGGGCGGTGGAACGTTTTGAGACCTTGGTGGGTTATTATCCTGAGAATGTTCAAGGGCAGTTTTACCTAGGAGTAAGCTACTTTGAATCGAAGCAAAAGAAAAAAGCAAAAAATCAGTTTCAGAAGGTGAAAGACATGACCGAAGATCCTATGATCCTCTCCAGTGTCGACAACTATCTGGGACAACTATAA
- a CDS encoding HU family DNA-binding protein — protein sequence MTKAEVITKISDKTGIQKDDVTQTIEAFFKVVKDSMSEGENIYVRGFGSFINKKRAKKIARNISKNTAIVIDEHYVPAFKPSKVFIDKIKNSKKVKEVAFQD from the coding sequence GTGACTAAAGCAGAGGTAATTACCAAGATTTCGGACAAGACAGGAATTCAGAAGGACGATGTAACTCAAACCATTGAGGCATTCTTCAAAGTTGTAAAAGATTCCATGTCTGAGGGAGAGAATATTTATGTGAGGGGATTCGGTAGCTTCATCAACAAGAAGAGAGCTAAGAAGATCGCCAGAAACATCAGCAAAAACACTGCTATCGTAATCGATGAGCATTATGTGCCGGCTTTCAAGCCTTCCAAAGTGTTTATCGACAAAATCAAAAACAGTAAAAAGGTTAAAGAGGTAGCTTTTCAGGATTAA
- the mutY gene encoding A/G-specific adenine glycosylase, with protein sequence MTFSHFPHKLLHWYPQNKRDLPWRNTQNPYIIWLSEIILQQTRVAQGLPYFEEFVRHYPTVQELAKAPVEEVLRLWQGLGYYSRARNLHQCARQVSEEFDGNFPDNYKALLKLKGVGQYTAAAIASFAFKEKVAVLDGNVFRVLSRYFGIDSDISSPKGKKQFQELADKLIPSGQPDEYNQAIMEFGALQCTPKRADCLHCPLRDSCYAYANDQVETLPVKIKKTKVTTRAFLYHDIDCGNKKIVKTRGPKDIWQGLTDFPLVEFADPEKIDPENSDLFQELQAFKPLIDYKSEKTYKHILSHQKIFSNFVSLTIASEKLPEVKKWADTKGYQCCDADQLEALGKPQLIVRYLNDKK encoded by the coding sequence TTGACTTTCAGCCATTTTCCCCATAAGCTACTGCATTGGTACCCCCAAAATAAAAGGGATCTGCCTTGGAGAAACACCCAAAATCCATACATCATTTGGTTATCAGAAATAATCTTACAGCAAACCCGTGTCGCTCAAGGACTCCCTTACTTTGAAGAATTTGTTAGGCACTACCCCACTGTGCAAGAACTGGCCAAAGCACCAGTAGAAGAGGTCCTCAGGCTTTGGCAGGGACTTGGGTACTATAGCCGAGCAAGGAACCTGCATCAGTGTGCGCGTCAAGTGAGTGAGGAATTTGACGGGAACTTTCCGGACAATTATAAGGCACTACTAAAGCTAAAGGGTGTCGGCCAGTACACCGCTGCTGCGATTGCCTCCTTTGCCTTTAAGGAAAAAGTGGCCGTGCTGGACGGCAACGTCTTCAGGGTACTCAGCCGCTATTTTGGCATAGATTCGGACATCAGCAGTCCGAAAGGCAAAAAGCAATTCCAGGAACTTGCCGATAAGCTAATCCCTTCCGGCCAGCCGGATGAATACAATCAAGCCATTATGGAGTTTGGCGCCCTCCAGTGCACACCCAAGAGGGCAGATTGCCTGCATTGCCCGCTGCGGGACAGCTGCTACGCCTATGCCAATGACCAAGTGGAAACCCTTCCCGTGAAGATCAAAAAGACGAAAGTTACTACCCGTGCCTTTTTGTACCATGATATTGACTGTGGCAATAAAAAAATCGTAAAAACACGAGGCCCTAAGGACATTTGGCAAGGACTAACGGACTTTCCACTGGTGGAATTTGCCGACCCTGAAAAGATCGATCCCGAAAATTCAGATTTGTTTCAAGAGCTTCAGGCATTTAAGCCTCTCATCGATTATAAAAGTGAAAAGACCTATAAACATATACTGTCCCATCAAAAAATTTTTTCAAACTTTGTCTCGTTAACAATAGCGTCCGAAAAGCTCCCTGAAGTAAAAAAATGGGCTGACACCAAGGGCTATCAATGCTGTGATGCAGACCAGCTGGAGGCCTTGGGCAAACCACAACTGATCGTGCGCTATTTGAACGATAAAAAATAA
- a CDS encoding single-stranded DNA-binding protein — MAGVNKVILVGNLGKDPEVRHLESGSVVANVALATTEAYKDRNGNRVENTEWHDLEMWDGQAKVAEQYLKKGSQIFVEGKIKSDTWQDEQGNNRKKVRIRVLSFTMLGSRSMDGGAQGGSSGNTGQAPQSAPSNAQPAASMPSSGGNTDDVEDDLPF, encoded by the coding sequence ATGGCCGGTGTAAACAAAGTAATATTAGTTGGCAATTTGGGCAAAGACCCAGAAGTGAGACATTTGGAAAGTGGCAGTGTGGTGGCCAACGTAGCACTAGCGACAACAGAAGCCTACAAAGACAGAAACGGAAACCGAGTAGAAAATACCGAGTGGCATGACCTTGAAATGTGGGATGGCCAAGCCAAAGTGGCTGAGCAGTACCTCAAAAAAGGGAGCCAAATTTTCGTAGAAGGAAAAATCAAATCGGATACCTGGCAAGACGAACAGGGCAATAACCGTAAAAAAGTCCGGATCCGTGTGCTGAGCTTCACCATGCTGGGCTCCAGAAGCATGGACGGAGGGGCTCAAGGGGGAAGTTCCGGCAATACTGGACAAGCTCCCCAGTCCGCCCCTAGTAATGCGCAACCTGCTGCCTCCATGCCATCATCAGGAGGCAATACCGATGACGTAGAAGATGATCTACCATTCTAA